The Desulfovibrio piger DNA segment AGCCAGCAGAAGAAGGGCCCCCAGAAGGAATAGGCGCCGTTACAGGCCATGCCCAGGGCCGCACCGCACATGGCGTTGCCCCGGTACCAGCACATGAAGTTGAAGTAGCACAGGAAACCGGCCACCACGAACCACTTCATGGAATCCACGTCGGCAAGGGCCTTGCCCAGCATGGCAAAGCCGTCCGTCTGACCGATCCAGCCCAGGATGGGCACCAGGATGATGAGATTGGAGATGCCGATGGTCACTTCACGGATGGTGATGCCCACTTCGGAATCGATGATGGACACCCCGTAACCGCACACACAGCCTTCGATGCCCCAGCCCAGAGCGGCCAGGAAGCCGAAGAACAGGCCCAGCATCATGTGGGGACGCGCCTCGATGCCGCCCATGCTGGAGAAGCCGATCAGGGCGCTGGCCGAAAGACAGATCAGGATGCCCAGCATCATGCGGGGCGTCAGGGGCTGCCGGAACAGGAAGCGGGCCAGGATGGCGCCGATGGCCGGGCACAGGGCGCTGATGGGCACGACGATGGAGCCGGCCATCTGCAGGCCCACCACATAACAGGTGGAGGCGAAGGGGCCGCCGAACAGGGCCGCCACCAGCATCATCATGCCGGGACGCGTCTTGAAGCTGCGCCCGAAGTCGCCCAGTTTGCCGCGCAGGGCCGCCATGATGAGCGCCCAGATAGCCGCACAGCCGTCAGTGAGGCCGGCGCCCAGGGCGCTCAGCAAAAAGAGGACCGCGAATTCCGACAGGCCGGAATTCTCGCCGTACCAGACGGCCCAGATGCCCATGGCCATGGCGTAGGTCATGAAGGCCGTGTACATGCCGTAGACCATACCGGACGAGACAGCCGTCAGGATGCCCCGCGTCTGGAAACTTTTTTTCATGGCCCGCCTGGCGGCCACGGCAGCCGCACTGGGAGCAGCACATTGTGTCATGACTCCTCCAAATGATCCCTTGCCGGGATCTCAATAAGTTACAGTGCACATGGCGGCACCGGGCCTTCCCCGCCCAGGCGGGATACCGGCCCCGGTACCGGCAAGGACTGGCAGCGCCGGGAAGGGACGGCCCTCCCGGAATCCTTTCTTCCGCAAAACTAGGCCGTGACCACCGTGCCCAGCGGTTCGCCGTCCAGCAGATAACGGCGCAGGCTGGAGGGCTGGCGGCCATCCAGGATCAGGGCCCGGGAGCAACCTTCGTCCAGGGCATGCAGACAGGACTGCACCTTGGGGATCATGCCGCCGTTGATGACACCGGCCTCGATGAGCTCGGCGATGCGGGCGCGGTCCAGGGAGGGGATCAGCTTCTTGTCCGCATCCAGGACGCCGGGAACGTCGGAGATCAGCACGAAGTAGTCGGCATACAGGGCCCCGGCCACGGCACCGGCCGCCGTGTCCGCATTGATGTTCAGGGCCTGGCCTTCAGGACCGGAGGCCACCGGCGCCACCACGGGCAAGAAGCCGCCGTCCAGCAGACAGGAAAGCACGGAGGCATCGACCTTTTCCACATCGCCCACCAGGCCCAGCACAGGGTCTTTCACCCGCGCCCGCAGCAGGCCCGCATCACGCCCGGAAAGGCCCGCGGCAC contains these protein-coding regions:
- the argB gene encoding acetylglutamate kinase; the encoded protein is MSTQTVVIKYGGHAMDKDELNAAFADDMAFLQQSMRLVVVHGGGPQINALLNRLAIESRFEKGLRVTDADTMQAVEMVLCGQVNKTVVSRFLQHGARAAGLSGRDAGLLRARVKDPVLGLVGDVEKVDASVLSCLLDGGFLPVVAPVASGPEGQALNINADTAAGAVAGALYADYFVLISDVPGVLDADKKLIPSLDRARIAELIEAGVINGGMIPKVQSCLHALDEGCSRALILDGRQPSSLRRYLLDGEPLGTVVTA